From one Lotus japonicus ecotype B-129 chromosome 3, LjGifu_v1.2 genomic stretch:
- the LOC130742642 gene encoding uncharacterized protein LOC130742642, with protein sequence MTPHGESLVKPFPITNNKLSKPPKLSPEHLQRTFSDISFELITKEAINDLKELPTISEVEDAKCECCGMSEECTPEYIDRVRDKFMGKWVCGLCAEAVKEELEKNGGKKEEALSAHMNACVRFNKYGRAFPVLFQAQAMKEMLKRNNLDGRIRAKSISPRDKGGVKNIKGSLARSSSCIPALTRAMNDIKITN encoded by the coding sequence ATGACACCCCATGGAGAGTCATTGGTTAAACCTTTCCCTATTACCAACAACAAATTATCTAAGCCACCAAAGCTCTCACCAGAGCACCTTCAACGAACGTTCTCCGACATCTCCTTCGAGCTTATAACCAAAGAAGCCATCAATGACCTGAAAGAACTCCCAACAATCTCCGAAGTCGAGGACGCGAAGTGCGAGTGCTGCGGCATGTCCGAGGAGTGCACGCCGGAGTACATCGACCGCGTTCGTGACAAGTTCATGGGCAAGTGGGTGTGCGGGCTGTGCGCAGAGGCGGTGAAAGAAGAGTTGgagaaaaatggaggaaaaaaaGAAGAGGCTTTGAGTGCACACATGAATGCTTGTGTGAGGTTCAACAAGTATGGTAGGGCTTTCCCTGTTCTGTTCCAAGCTCAGGCCATGAAGGAGATGCTGAAGAGGAACAACCTCGATGGGAGAATTAGGGCTAAGTCTATTAGTCCAAGGGATAAAGGAGGGGTGAAGAATATTAAAGGATCTCTTGCTCGTAGTTCAAGTTGCATTCCAGCACTTACAAGAGCAATGAATGATATCAAAATAACCAACTAG
- the LOC130742643 gene encoding uncharacterized protein LOC130742643 translates to MENNTQVLAKRVWSMIRVAFYMLRKGVTKGKLMMDLNTMLKRRRKLAGKAITNLMFHHHNHANSVSSRQFTAAREYEFSCSNTPNNFFTLGHSNKRHRHNNFFTRSHAQPTLDDDAVTANAVKAVLEMLNNEAVAEAMSPALPGFGRSPMVRQLRVTDSPFPLQDSEIVGEKDSQVDKAADEFIKRFYMELRQQD, encoded by the coding sequence ATGGAAAACAATACACAAGTACTAGCTAAGAGAGTGTGGAGCATGATACGTGTGGCATTCTACATGTTGAGGAAAGGCGTCACAAAGGGAAAGCTCATGATGGACCTCAACACCATGCTCAAACGCCGCCGCAAGCTCGCCGGCAAAGCCATCACCAACCTCATgttccaccaccacaaccacgcCAACTCGGTCTCAAGCCGACAATTCACCGCTGCCAGGGAGTACGAGTTCAGCTGCAGCAACACCCCCAACAACTTCTTCACCCTCGGCCACAGCAACAAGCGCCACCGCCACAACAACTTCTTCACGCGCTCTCACGCGCAGCCCACACTTGACGACGACGCCGTGACTGCTAATGCAGTTAAGGCCGTGCTGGAGATGCTGAACAATGAGGCCGTGGCCGAGGCGATGTCTCCGGCATTACCCGGGTTCGGGCGGAGCCCTATGGTGAGGCAGCTGAGGGTGACTGACTCGCCGTTCCCACTGCAAGACAGTGAGATTGTGGGAGAAAAAGATAGCCAGGTGGACAAGGCAGCTGATGAGTTTATAAAGAGGTTCTACATGGAGTTGAGGCAGCAAGATTGA